In Streptosporangiales bacterium, a single window of DNA contains:
- the xsc gene encoding sulfoacetaldehyde acetyltransferase has translation MTPSEAFVEQLVAEDVTLVPGIVGSAFMDALDLFPAAGIRFLPVAHEQNAAHMADGYARVRNRPTAVIAQNGPGITNFVTAVAAAYWAHTPMVVVTPSAGSMGVGLGGFQETDQLPIFSKITKWQVQVNRPERIAEQMRRAFYIAKAEHGPVQVDIPRDYFYGDGEYDIMPSLTLRHGPGDIAEVGRAADLLANAERPVIVAGGGVVQADGVDAVRALAEYLSAPVANSYLHNDSFPTSHELAAGPLGYQGSKAAMTLISEADVVLALGSRLNPFGTLPQHGMDYWPGRAKIVQIDADHRMLGLSKHVDLGICGDARATSELLLEVLRERHGDRARRADVVARIADERAAWASELAGMSTKTDEPISPRRALSVLRDAMPDDAIVTTDIGNVCSVANSYLHFESPRSFLAAMTFGNCGYSYPTALGAKLAAPDRPVVAYVGDGAWGMSLAEVMTAVREDIPVVAVVWNNAQWGAEKKNQVDYYDDRYVGTNLANPNFADVASAMGADGVTVEKEADLGEVFTAALASGRPTVLNVTLDSAELGDPFRRDALKHPVRHLAKYAHLAADATG, from the coding sequence ATGACACCGAGCGAGGCGTTCGTCGAACAGCTCGTCGCGGAGGACGTCACGCTGGTGCCGGGCATCGTGGGCTCGGCGTTCATGGATGCCCTGGACCTGTTCCCGGCGGCCGGGATCCGGTTCCTACCGGTCGCGCACGAGCAGAATGCCGCGCACATGGCCGACGGGTATGCGCGCGTGCGCAACCGCCCGACCGCGGTCATCGCGCAGAACGGGCCGGGCATCACGAACTTCGTGACAGCAGTCGCGGCGGCGTACTGGGCGCACACGCCGATGGTGGTCGTGACGCCGTCGGCAGGGTCGATGGGTGTGGGGCTGGGCGGCTTCCAGGAGACCGACCAGCTGCCGATCTTCTCGAAGATCACCAAGTGGCAGGTGCAGGTGAACCGGCCGGAGCGGATCGCCGAGCAGATGCGACGCGCGTTCTACATCGCCAAGGCCGAGCACGGTCCCGTCCAGGTCGACATCCCGCGCGACTACTTCTACGGGGATGGTGAGTACGACATCATGCCGTCGCTCACCCTGCGCCACGGCCCCGGCGACATCGCCGAGGTGGGCCGTGCCGCCGATCTCCTCGCGAACGCGGAGCGTCCGGTGATCGTCGCCGGCGGTGGTGTGGTCCAGGCCGACGGCGTCGACGCCGTCCGGGCTCTGGCGGAGTACCTCAGCGCTCCGGTCGCGAACTCGTACCTGCACAACGACTCGTTCCCCACGAGCCACGAGCTCGCGGCCGGGCCGCTTGGCTACCAGGGGTCGAAGGCGGCGATGACGCTCATCAGCGAGGCCGACGTCGTCCTCGCCCTGGGGTCGCGGCTCAACCCGTTCGGCACGCTGCCGCAGCACGGCATGGACTACTGGCCGGGGCGGGCGAAGATCGTCCAGATCGACGCGGACCACCGCATGCTCGGCCTGTCGAAGCACGTCGACCTCGGCATCTGCGGCGATGCGAGGGCGACCAGCGAGCTGTTGCTCGAGGTGCTCAGGGAGAGGCACGGCGACCGGGCCCGCCGCGCCGACGTGGTCGCGCGGATCGCCGACGAGCGTGCGGCCTGGGCGAGCGAGCTCGCGGGGATGTCCACGAAGACCGACGAGCCGATCAGTCCGCGACGTGCTCTGTCGGTCCTACGTGACGCGATGCCCGACGACGCCATCGTCACCACCGACATCGGCAACGTCTGCTCGGTGGCCAACTCGTACCTGCATTTCGAGAGCCCGCGCAGCTTCCTCGCCGCGATGACATTCGGCAACTGCGGCTACTCCTACCCGACGGCGCTCGGCGCCAAGCTCGCCGCTCCGGACCGGCCCGTCGTCGCGTACGTCGGCGACGGCGCGTGGGGGATGAGTCTCGCCGAGGTGATGACGGCCGTCCGCGAGGACATCCCGGTCGTCGCCGTCGTGTGGAACAACGCGCAGTGGGGTGCGGAGAAGAAGAACCAGGTCGACTACTACGACGACCGGTACGTCGGCACCAACCTGGCGAACCCGAACTTCGCCGACGTCGCCTCGGCGATGGGCGCCGACGGTGTGACCGTCGAGAAGGAGGCGGATCTCGGCGAGGTGTTCACGGCAGCACTGGCGTCGGGGCGGCCGACCGTGCTGAACGTGACGCTGGACTCCGCCGAGCTCGGTGACCCGTTCCGCCGCGACGCGCTCAAGCATCCGGTACGGCACTTGGCAAAGTACGCCCACCTCGCCGCGGACGCGACCGGCTGA
- a CDS encoding phosphotransacetylase, whose amino-acid sequence MSVPDTSAALREEWSAALAGQRVRIVFGDGEDPRVVEAAAMFAGSAVTPLLVGRRGAVEAAAGHPGRGIGHAEVLDPGELTGSGPHAAAIAASVRGRSDAADCVRDELYLAMAAVRLGTADGAVVGSTRPTGHVLRAALRVIGLAPGSRLLSSSFLMVLPDGRRLGFGDCAVVPDPDADQLAEIARATSATYGTLTGAAPVVAMLSFSTRGSADHPSVARVRTATVSLRDSAPGLVVDGELQFDAAVIESIGRAKAQGSPVAGRANVFVFPNLDAGNIGYKIAERLAGATALGPLLQGLAAPVNDLSRGCSAQDIHTVGLITARQALASRDQSRAARAPTGS is encoded by the coding sequence GTGTCGGTACCGGACACGTCGGCCGCCCTGCGCGAGGAGTGGTCGGCGGCGCTGGCCGGGCAGCGCGTCCGGATCGTGTTCGGCGACGGCGAGGACCCGCGGGTCGTCGAGGCGGCCGCGATGTTCGCGGGGTCCGCGGTGACGCCGCTGCTCGTCGGGCGCCGCGGCGCCGTGGAGGCGGCGGCGGGTCACCCTGGTCGGGGCATCGGCCATGCCGAGGTGCTCGACCCGGGCGAGCTCACCGGGTCGGGTCCGCACGCGGCGGCGATCGCCGCGTCGGTGCGCGGCCGGTCGGACGCCGCGGACTGCGTGCGCGACGAGCTATACCTGGCGATGGCGGCGGTGCGGCTCGGTACGGCCGACGGCGCGGTGGTCGGGAGCACGCGCCCTACCGGACACGTCCTGCGCGCCGCACTCCGGGTGATCGGTCTGGCACCGGGCTCGCGCCTGCTGTCGAGCAGCTTCCTCATGGTGCTGCCCGACGGCCGGCGGCTGGGATTCGGCGACTGCGCCGTTGTCCCCGACCCCGACGCCGACCAGCTCGCCGAGATCGCACGGGCGACCAGCGCCACGTACGGCACGCTCACCGGTGCGGCGCCCGTCGTCGCGATGCTGTCGTTCAGCACCAGGGGAAGCGCCGACCACCCATCGGTGGCCCGGGTCAGGACGGCGACAGTTTCGCTGCGCGACAGCGCCCCCGGCCTGGTCGTCGACGGTGAGCTCCAGTTCGACGCCGCGGTCATCGAGTCGATCGGTCGGGCCAAGGCGCAGGGCTCACCGGTCGCGGGCCGTGCCAACGTGTTCGTCTTCCCCAACCTCGACGCCGGCAACATCGGCTACAAGATCGCCGAGAGGCTCGCCGGAGCCACTGCACTCGGCCCCCTCCTGCAGGGACTCGCCGCCCCGGTGAACGACCTCTCCCGCGGCTGCAGCGCACAGGACATCCACACCGTCGGCCTGATCACGGCCCGCCAGGCCCTCGCGTCCAGGGACCAGAGTCGCGCGGCGAGGGCACCGACCGGCTCTTGA